One window of the Dreissena polymorpha isolate Duluth1 chromosome 5, UMN_Dpol_1.0, whole genome shotgun sequence genome contains the following:
- the LOC127881560 gene encoding uncharacterized protein LOC127881560 → MTPSRTNKRKLTPLKSPIKTPFKSPIYKARAIDHLYTVRDDRINIICWRSLRIYHQSVTRTVRHASLDSEQSLLILRSKTISLIIEKGVRRKAGPLIWTETLYKKAPLVLGGKKLEEMIPKCWLLLKWA, encoded by the exons ATGACGCCTTCGCGAACCAACAAACGCAAACTGACACCGTTGAAATCTCCTATTAAGACTCCTTTCAAATCTCCCATTTACAAAGCAAGAGCAATCG acCATTTATATACCGTACGGGACGATCGCATAAATATCATCTGCTGGAGAAGTCTAAGGATTTATCATCAGAGTGTGACCAGAACTGTGCGGCATGCGTCTCTAGATTCAGAGCAGTCGTTACTGATATTACGATCAA AGACCATTTCTTTGATCATCGAAAAGGGAGTAAGAAGAAAGGCGGGACCGTTGATATGGACAGAAACTCTATACAAAAAGGCGCCCTTGGTGTTAGGTGGGAAAAAGCTAGAAGAAATGATTCCAAAATGCTGGTTACTTCTAAAATGGGCTTAA
- the LOC127881542 gene encoding uncharacterized protein LOC127881542 isoform X29 — protein MIRTQLIYKIYAEDEWESAYYLVLKIMRNVMYLVVQDGLDEWSGKEALPSMDGVPKDHCIVLTTSRPWKLADERIKNSQIDILMEVYGVIDSEGFSERILRHLLDETKDLNKTVKKFQNFLESHNLESISSSPMLHTLVLCTWVDDMAESLTGSSSCELYTTLLENLCKKTNPQMSYFDQYYPSPVSCFSRTKYVKPNMEHIDVIAEAAFSFLFSNEKETSLVFSDINLSAHLSESTKQFALHSGLISKRKSKKCYDNTSSFVHKTVQEFFAALHISNNTDVIDNVICEYLKSNRDSYLDISQVFTFLCGFNILAANKLSELMNQIKDVRHGFDHFGFQYGNFLFQRVILSGYREAVANKNTPIDLHLSHCVVLGENTEDLINIFALNTPRVRSLMVRIHRPVIIRSQDASTYLCQEHRPVSLAARDYADPSTRAKQKAVRSSASCLEFDLSACHNLEQLKLEGDITVLPNTLVGLKKLKYLTMKWDCKCEALDMSHCEHIEHLELQGDITVLPNTLAGLKKLKYLTMNMGCKCEALDVSHCEHIEHLELNGDITVLPNTLAGLKKLKYLTMKWDCKCEALDMSHCEHIEHLELNGDITVLPNTLAGLKKLKYLTMNMGCKCEALDMSHCEHIESIDLGEGVTLLPHSINNYKNIKCIKIRSAYKELDLSMFENLYSITISKRVQVLPKQLLINNNQELNSIGLYEFDFNRCDKKDIHTWCLLNGADPVLCADYTPVLPSIKHIALWGVMCSSTWLRSLLTTMFTLDHSVTCDLNTCDITSLKVNKSPSTDAKITTDLNNTCTFNVDIESPGLWETLLGLSVKNLSISGQEWPNNHVSSLSQSLATLSQLETLRMHLSTYIDLQLPLSLNHVTVYFNALHPSELRQLVNKLSARTNSLECRVEFVCGHFMDTNHFTYMMLKIPSEEYIPIQQELETMQHVDVERFRIYDWAPSTNQWSARDSVVDGDLVDEIVDNEFCKDFLKLFHMTHKSKIDGLSRISMRLKIKIQP, from the coding sequence ATGATACGAACTCAGCTCATCTACAAAATCTACGCGGAAGACGAATGGGAGAGCGCGTATTATCTAGtcttaaaaataatgagaaatgtGATGTATCTTGTTGTTCAAGACGGTCTGGATGAGTGGTCTGGTAAAGAAGCTCTGCCATCTATGGACGGAGTTCCTAAGGATCATTGCATTGTGCTCACAACTTCTAGACCATGGAAACTCGCGGACGAACGTATCAAGAATTCTCAAATAGACATATTGATGGAAGTTTACGGAGTAATTGATTCTGAGGGATTCAGTGAAAGGATACTGCGACATCTTCTTGATGAAACAAAGGATCTTAACAAAACTGTGAAGAAGTTTCAGAACTTTCTAGAGAGTCATAACCTTGAGTCGATATCATCTTCGCCCATGCTACACACGCTTGTCCTCTGTACCTGGGTAGATGATATGGCTGAGAGTCTTACCGGATCATCATCTTGTGAATTGTACACCACCCTGCTTGAAAACTTATGTAAAAAAACTAACCCACAAATGAGTTATTTCGATCAATACTACCCATCACCAGTAAGCTGCTTTTCTCGCACGAAGTATGTTAAACCAAACATGGAACATATAGATGTTATAGCCGAAGCTgcgttttcatttttgttttcaaatgaaaaagaaacatcACTAGTGTTTAGCGACATTAATCTTTCGGCTCATTTGTCTGAAAGTACAAAGCAGTTCGCACTACATTCAGGATTAATATCCaaaagaaaaagtaaaaaatgttatGATAATACAAGCTCGTTTGTCCACAAGACTGTTCAAGAGTTCTTTGCTGCTCTTCACATCTCCAACAATACAGACGTGATTGATAACGTTATTTGCGAATATCTCAAAAGTAATAGGGATTCTTATCTGGATATTTCTCAAGTTTTCACATTTCTTTGTGGCTTCAACATCTTGGCAGCTAATAAACTATCTGAACTGATGAATCAGATCAAAGATGTTCGTCATGGGTTTGATCACTTTGGTTTCCAATACGGTAATTTTTTATTCCAAAGAGTCATCCTCTCAGGTTATAGGGAGGCTGTGGCAAACAAGAACACTCCAATAGACCTACATCTGAGTCACTGTGTCGTTTTGGGTGAAAATACTGAAGATTTGATCAACATCTTTGCACTGAACACTCCACGGGTTCGATCTTTAATGGTTCGCATACATAGACCTGTAATAATACGTTCACAAGACGCGTCGACTTATCTTTGTCAGGAACATAGACCCGTCTCATTAGCTGCACGTGATTATGCCGACCCCTCTACAAGAGCAAAGCAGAAAGCAGTCAGATCGTCTGCATCTTGTTTGGAATTCGACTTATCAGCGTGTCACAACCTGGAACAGTTGAAGCTCGAGGGTGATATAACCGTGCTACCAAATACACTTGTGGGTTTAAAGAAGTTGAAATATCTAACAATGAAATGGGATTGTAAATGTGAAGCGCTTGACATGTCACATTGTGAACACATTGAACATTTGGAGCTCCAGGGTGATATAACCGTGCTACCAAATACACTTGCGGGTTTGAAGAAGTTGAAATATCTAACAATGAATATGGGTTGTAAATGTGAAGCGCTTGACGTGTCACATTGTGAACACATAGAACATTTGGAGCTCAATGGTGATATAACCGTGCTACCAAATACACTTGCAGGTTTGAAGAAGTTGAAATATCTAACAATGAAATGGGATTGTAAATGTGAAGCGCTTGACATGTCACATTGTGAACACATAGAACATTTGGAGCTCAATGGTGATATAACCGTGCTACCAAATACACTTGCCGGTTTGAAGAAGTTGAAATATCTAACAATGAATATGGGTTGTAAATGTGAAGCGCTTGACATGTCACATTGTGAACACATAGAATCAATTGATCTTGGAGAAGGAGTAACTTTACTACCACATTCTATTAATAACTATAAGaatataaaatgcattaaaatacgcTCAGCTTATAAAGAACTAGATTTGTCAATGTTTGAAAACTTATATTCAATAACAATCAGCAAAAGAGTGCAAGTGTTACCGAAGCAACTTCTCATTAATAACAATCAAGAACTTAACTCTATTGGTTTGTATGAATTTGATTTCAACAGATGTGACAAGAAAGACATTCATACATGGTGTCTACTGAACGGTGCTGATCCAGTTCTGTGTGCAGACTATACTCCAGTACTGCCCTCCATAAAACACATTGCATTGTGGGGTGTAATGTGTTCCTCCACCTGGCTGCGCAGTCTGCTCACCACTATGTTTACACTCGATCATAGTGTGACATGTGATCTGAATACATGTGACATAACTTCACTCAAAGTCAACAAGTCACCTTCTACAGACGCAAAAATAACAACGgatttaaacaatacatgtacattcaatgtcGATATCGAAAGCCCTGGTCTATGGGAGACTCTGCTCGGTCTTAGTGTCAAGAATCTGAGTATTTCGGGTCAGGAATGGCCAAATAATCATGTATCGTCATTGTCACAGTCACTAGCAACCCTCtcacagctggaaacgcttagaATGCATTTAAGTACATATATCGACCTACAGCTTCCTCTGTCATTGAATCATGTGACTGTCTATTTTAATGCATTGCATCCATCAGAACTTCGCCAGCTGGTGAACAAGCTGTCTGCACGGACTAACTCACTTGAGTGTAGAGTGGAATTTGTTTGTGGTCATTTCATGGACACAAATCATTTTACTTATATGATGCTTAAAATTCCATCAGAGGAATACATACCCATCCAACAAGAACTCGAAACTATGCAGCATGTTGATGTGGAACGATTTCGAATATATGACTGGGCACCTTCCAC
- the LOC127881557 gene encoding zinc finger protein 528-like has product MRTTTAIFRIKRQSKMDRSDPHICRYCGNVLKSKSSLRQHEISHTGTGKGYTCCDKVFFSKANLNRHRCHVHGEEKAFVCTKCSKSFPTNADLQKHMRQENGQTIACDKCGVRFAENSNLKAHIDMHNEEHNLKCLKCDKVFRHRSSLSRHMKVHSSN; this is encoded by the exons atgcgaacgaccacggctATTTTTCGGATAAAACGTCAATCGAAG atgGATCGCTCAGACCCACATATATGCCGCTATTGTGGCAACGTACTTAAAAGCAAGTCGTCTCTGCGCCAGCATGAGATTAGTCACACAGGGACTGGGAAGGGATACACCTGCTGTGACAAAGTGTTCTTCAGCAAGGCGAATCTGAACAGGCACAG ATGCCATGTACATGGCGAAGAGAAGGCATTTGTGTGTACCAAGTGCAGTAAGTCATTTCCTACAAATGCTGACCTGCAGAAGCACATGCGGCAGGAAAATGGGCAGACAATTGCGTGTGATAAATGTGGCGTACGTTTTGCTGAGAATTCCAATTTAAAGGCACACATAGATATGCACAACGAAGAACATAACTTGAAATGCTTGAAGTGTGACAAAGTATTCCGGCATCGAAGTAGCCTGTCTCGTCACATGAAAGTACACAGCAGTAATTAA